TATTAAGTTTTTATCAGATTAACATAGACTCCAATTTTTGCAAACCCTTTTCGTACTTTTAATAACAATAAAAGTACCGGAGGATGCACCGTCTGGTATAAGGTAAGAATGATTGTCCAGAACAAACTTTTATTCTTGAACATTGGTATAATTGGATATTTCAATTAGGTTGCCATCTGGATCTCTAATATAGAGGGAGGTAATCCTGCCCAACGCACCTGTTCTCTGGACAGGCCCTTCGATCACCTGGACTTCTTTCTGATGGAAGTGTTCAAGGACAGCAGTTAAAGGAAGTTCAGTAATAAAGCAGAGATCAGCTGAGCCCGGGGTTGGTGCATGAGCTTTTGGCTCAAACTCCTTTCCGGCTTCATGCAGGTTGATTTTTTGTTTGCCGAACTTTAGAGCTTTTCTGTTCTGCTGAAAATCAATAACCTTCATCCCTAATACACCATTATAAAAATCGCATGTTCTGGCTATATCCTTAACCGTTAAAACAAAGTGATCTAAACTGGAAATCATCACGCTTTTTCCTCCTTTTCGCACCTCAACGCAGGCATTCAAAATGATTTATGTAAATTTTATCCTATTATAAGAGCGATCGAAAGTATGAAGACTTCTGTTCAGAGGAACAGAATACAGGTATAATGTATATTAATTAATTAAATTAACTTGAGGTGTTATCATGCAGCGCGGCACGTTTCAATTGATGAAATCGTTAAACCGGAACATAATACTGAATAAAATTCGCCTGGAGGGGCCGATTTCCCGAGCCCAGATCGCTAAGGACACAAAGCTGACACCGCCTACAGTCAGTACAATTGTAAAAGAACTGATCGACTCAGGAATGATTAAGGAGAGCGAACAGGGCGAATCCAAGGGCGGACGGAAACCGACCATGCTGATCATTAATGCCGACAGCTTCTATGTGATTGGACTGGATGTAGGTCCCAAAGACATAAAAACCATCCTGACGGATCTGAATGGAAAAGTGCTGAAGTTTCAGGAGAGGGTGTTATTCAGTCCAATGACGAATCATAAGCTGCTCGATATCATGAAAGCAGAAATTCAGCAAATTATGGATCCGTACAGTGAGGAAGAAGATAAAATTATCGGCATCGGTGTAGGAATGCACGGAGTTGTGGATGTGGAACAGGGCCTATCCCTATATGCACCGAACCTGAATCTGAGAAATATCCCGAT
This genomic stretch from Fictibacillus marinisediminis harbors:
- a CDS encoding VOC family protein, with amino-acid sequence MISSLDHFVLTVKDIARTCDFYNGVLGMKVIDFQQNRKALKFGKQKINLHEAGKEFEPKAHAPTPGSADLCFITELPLTAVLEHFHQKEVQVIEGPVQRTGALGRITSLYIRDPDGNLIEISNYTNVQE